From one Catellatospora sp. IY07-71 genomic stretch:
- a CDS encoding acyl-CoA dehydrogenase family protein, which yields MEFGWTPEQQRRHADTVTAVREAFAEAPRGDGFYTRKDWLRLGELGLLGCSLPTEYGGGGLGALDTARQIEALGYGCPDTGLVFASSAHQFACAAPIAEFAGEQAKRELLPGLCDGTLIAGNAMTEADAGSDVSRLAVTATETDGGWVLHGEKTFVSNGPAADVYVTYATTDPHAGHLGVTGFVVDRGSPGLVAGEPFDKMGLSSCPAGPVRFDGVFVPHERVLGVEGQGGAIFQQSMSWERTCLFAGYLGLLDRLVERAVAHARERRQFGRALADFQAVSHRIAEMKLRADTARLLLHRACWEMDQGGPRPMSVAMAKLAVSEGVLATALDAVRVFGGRGYQRADGIEAALRDAVPATIFSGTSDIQRHIIAKELGL from the coding sequence GTGGAGTTCGGCTGGACCCCTGAACAGCAGCGACGGCACGCGGACACGGTCACCGCCGTGCGCGAGGCGTTCGCTGAGGCACCGCGCGGTGACGGCTTCTACACCCGCAAGGACTGGCTCCGCCTGGGCGAGCTTGGCCTGCTCGGCTGCAGCCTGCCCACCGAGTACGGCGGCGGCGGGCTCGGCGCCCTCGACACGGCACGGCAGATCGAGGCGCTCGGCTACGGGTGCCCCGACACGGGCCTGGTCTTCGCGTCCAGCGCCCACCAGTTCGCCTGCGCCGCGCCGATCGCCGAGTTCGCGGGCGAGCAGGCCAAGCGGGAGCTGCTGCCGGGCCTGTGCGACGGCACGCTGATCGCCGGCAACGCGATGACCGAGGCCGACGCCGGATCGGACGTGTCCCGGCTCGCGGTCACCGCCACCGAGACCGACGGCGGGTGGGTGCTGCACGGCGAGAAGACGTTCGTCAGCAACGGCCCGGCCGCCGACGTGTACGTCACGTACGCCACCACCGACCCGCACGCCGGGCACCTGGGCGTGACCGGGTTCGTGGTGGACCGCGGCTCGCCGGGCCTGGTGGCCGGTGAGCCGTTCGACAAGATGGGCTTGAGTTCCTGCCCGGCCGGTCCGGTCCGGTTCGACGGCGTGTTCGTGCCGCACGAGCGGGTCCTCGGGGTGGAGGGCCAGGGCGGGGCGATCTTCCAGCAGTCGATGAGCTGGGAGCGCACCTGCCTGTTCGCCGGCTACCTGGGCCTGCTCGACCGGCTGGTGGAGCGGGCCGTCGCGCACGCCCGCGAGCGGCGGCAGTTCGGCCGCGCGCTGGCCGACTTCCAGGCCGTCTCGCACCGGATCGCCGAGATGAAGCTCCGGGCCGACACGGCCCGGCTGCTGCTGCACCGCGCCTGCTGGGAGATGGACCAGGGCGGGCCGCGGCCGATGTCGGTCGCCATGGCCAAGCTCGCCGTCTCCGAGGGGGTGCTGGCCACCGCGCTGGACGCAGTGCGGGTCTTCGGCGGGCGCGGCTACCAGCGCGCGGACGGCATCGAGGCCGCGCTGCGCGACGCCGTGCCGGCCACGATCTTCTCCGGCACCTCCGACATCCAGCGGCACATCATCGCGAAGGAATTGGGGTTGTGA
- a CDS encoding amino acid adenylation domain-containing protein has protein sequence MLYELLTRSAARYPDSLAVAGPDGTLTYAELDSAADRYARGLLNAGVEAGHRILIWSDKSCTAVALMQAALRIGAIYVPVAPGNPAARVGRIAEDCTATLVAADAERAAAGPEVPGGCPVVAFEHLDSAATEPLPVLDAAPGDVAYILYTSGSTGTPKGVAISHRNALAFVDWAVELVGVNPVDRLSNHAPFNFDLSVFDLYATLHAGASVHLIPHEMAYAPAQLVEFLREQDISVWYSVPSALVLMMHQGGLLAADPPPALRAVVFAGEPFPMPQVKELRQAWPKIRLWNWYGPTETNVCTSYEVTDADLQRDRPLPIGEAASGDEVYLDPEGGEGEIVVAGPTVMTGYWGREPQLGPYRTGDLGRRAEDGVFEYVGRFDHMVKVRGHRVELGEVEAVLAAHPAVDDVLVLTTGDGLAARLHAVVVAAGDTRPSLLSLKRHCAAGLPTYMIIDTVHVVEAMPRTANGKKDRTALAAAIVEGRI, from the coding sequence ATGCTGTACGAACTGCTCACCCGATCCGCCGCCCGATACCCGGACAGCCTGGCCGTGGCCGGGCCGGACGGCACGCTGACCTACGCCGAGCTGGACAGCGCCGCCGACCGGTACGCGCGCGGCCTGCTCAACGCCGGTGTCGAGGCCGGGCACCGCATTCTCATCTGGAGCGACAAGAGCTGCACCGCCGTGGCCCTGATGCAGGCGGCGCTGCGCATCGGCGCGATCTACGTGCCGGTCGCTCCTGGCAATCCGGCGGCACGGGTCGGCCGGATCGCCGAGGACTGCACGGCGACCCTGGTCGCGGCGGACGCCGAACGCGCCGCTGCCGGTCCCGAGGTGCCCGGCGGCTGCCCGGTGGTCGCGTTCGAGCACCTCGACTCCGCGGCCACCGAGCCGCTGCCGGTGCTCGACGCGGCGCCCGGGGATGTCGCGTACATCCTCTACACGTCCGGCTCCACCGGCACGCCCAAGGGCGTGGCGATCAGCCACCGCAACGCGCTGGCGTTCGTCGACTGGGCCGTCGAGCTGGTCGGGGTGAATCCGGTCGACCGGCTGTCCAACCACGCGCCGTTCAACTTCGACCTGTCGGTGTTCGACCTCTACGCGACGTTGCACGCCGGGGCGTCGGTGCACCTGATCCCGCACGAGATGGCGTACGCCCCGGCGCAGCTCGTCGAGTTCCTGCGCGAGCAGGACATCTCGGTCTGGTACTCGGTGCCCTCGGCGCTGGTGCTGATGATGCACCAGGGCGGGCTGCTGGCCGCCGACCCGCCGCCCGCGCTGCGCGCCGTGGTGTTCGCCGGCGAGCCGTTCCCGATGCCGCAGGTCAAGGAGCTGCGCCAGGCCTGGCCGAAGATCCGGCTGTGGAACTGGTACGGCCCCACCGAGACGAACGTGTGCACCTCGTACGAGGTGACCGACGCGGACCTGCAGCGCGACCGCCCGCTGCCGATCGGCGAGGCGGCCAGCGGCGACGAGGTCTACCTCGACCCGGAGGGCGGCGAGGGCGAGATCGTGGTGGCCGGGCCGACCGTGATGACCGGCTACTGGGGCCGCGAGCCGCAGCTCGGCCCGTACCGCACCGGTGACCTGGGCCGCCGCGCCGAGGACGGCGTGTTCGAGTACGTCGGCCGCTTCGATCACATGGTGAAGGTGCGCGGGCACCGGGTCGAGCTGGGCGAGGTGGAGGCCGTGCTGGCCGCGCACCCCGCCGTGGACGACGTGCTGGTGCTCACCACCGGCGACGGGCTGGCGGCGCGGCTGCACGCCGTGGTGGTGGCCGCGGGCGACACCCGGCCGTCCCTGCTGAGCCTCAAGCGGCACTGCGCCGCCGGGCTGCCCACATACATGATCATCGACACCGTGCACGTGGTCGAGGCGATGCCGCGTACCGCGAACGGCAAGAAGGATCGCACCGCGCTGGCCGCGGCGATCGTCGAGGGGAGGATCTGA
- a CDS encoding TetR family transcriptional regulator, which produces MAARELFAERGYAGTTIRAIAARARVDGALIHHFYTDKAGVFAAAVSDIVPLSNGVADVVAEAGDDLPEELLRLYLDLWESDSGDAVKAIYRSSLADPTASGLLRETSSDKLNATLAQAIDDPDADLRAAIVGAMMFGLAASRHMLALRPLATAKLDSVIDIMAPALAAIINPPKPAD; this is translated from the coding sequence GTGGCGGCGCGTGAGCTGTTCGCCGAACGCGGCTACGCCGGCACCACGATCCGCGCCATCGCCGCGCGCGCCCGGGTCGACGGGGCGCTCATCCACCACTTCTACACGGACAAGGCGGGCGTGTTCGCCGCCGCCGTCTCCGACATCGTGCCGCTGAGCAACGGCGTCGCCGACGTCGTCGCCGAGGCCGGCGACGATCTGCCCGAGGAGCTGCTGCGGCTCTACCTGGACCTGTGGGAGTCCGACTCGGGGGACGCGGTCAAGGCGATCTACCGCTCCTCGCTGGCCGACCCGACCGCGTCCGGCCTGCTGCGCGAGACCAGCAGCGACAAGCTCAACGCCACGCTGGCCCAGGCCATCGACGACCCCGACGCCGACCTGCGGGCGGCCATCGTGGGCGCGATGATGTTCGGCCTCGCCGCCTCCCGGCACATGCTGGCCCTGCGCCCGCTGGCCACCGCCAAGCTCGACTCGGTCATCGACATCATGGCGCCCGCCCTCGCCGCGATCATCAACCCGCCGAAGCCCGCCGACTGA
- a CDS encoding acyl-CoA carboxylase subunit beta: protein MTVIETLPAGPAPGAGTADRASARLLGLFDGGNPELLLPARDSEVAVAYGPIGGVPAAAYATDPARRGGAMTQEGCTRIAECIEQADLRGLPVVGLWQSGGASLTEGVGALDGVGRVFRAIVAASGRTPQISVVLGSAAGGAAYGSALTDLVIMSEEASMFVTGPRVVRDATGVEVGFAELGGAAVHSRHSGVAHLIRRDEAECLDAARELVTLLGDQRAFGRAGNTLDGEDYRALLPESPRQAYNVTKLVDALLDAPAVQLHPRWAPHVVTALGRLGGRTVGVVANNPLKLGGCLDAEAGDKASRFVRLCDAYGVPLVVLVDVPGYLPGVSQETNGVLRRGAKLLHAFAACQVPRVTLVTRKAFGGAFIAMNSRSLGADAVYAWPGAEVDVMSAESTVRVANRRRLEAVDDDTARAALEAELVAEYRQTEHGLAAAVRDGIVDAVIDPADTRTTLIRALSRRRSVPHRLPNIPL from the coding sequence ATGACGGTTATCGAGACCTTGCCCGCCGGGCCCGCACCGGGCGCCGGGACGGCGGACCGCGCCAGCGCGCGACTGCTCGGGCTCTTCGACGGCGGCAATCCGGAGCTGCTGCTCCCGGCCCGCGACAGCGAGGTGGCCGTGGCCTACGGCCCCATCGGCGGCGTCCCCGCCGCGGCCTACGCGACCGACCCGGCCCGCCGCGGCGGCGCGATGACGCAGGAGGGCTGCACCCGCATCGCCGAGTGCATCGAGCAGGCCGACCTGCGCGGGCTGCCGGTGGTCGGCCTGTGGCAGTCCGGCGGCGCCTCGCTCACCGAGGGCGTCGGCGCGCTGGACGGGGTGGGCCGGGTGTTCCGGGCCATCGTCGCCGCCTCCGGGCGCACCCCGCAGATCTCGGTGGTGCTCGGCTCGGCGGCGGGCGGCGCGGCGTACGGCTCCGCGCTCACCGACCTCGTGATCATGTCCGAAGAGGCGTCGATGTTCGTCACCGGCCCGCGCGTGGTGCGCGACGCGACCGGGGTCGAGGTCGGCTTCGCGGAGCTGGGCGGCGCGGCGGTGCACTCCCGGCACAGCGGCGTGGCCCACCTGATCCGCCGCGACGAGGCCGAGTGCCTGGACGCCGCCCGCGAGCTGGTGACGCTGCTGGGCGACCAGCGGGCCTTCGGCCGGGCCGGCAACACCCTGGACGGAGAGGACTACCGCGCGCTGCTGCCGGAGTCGCCGCGCCAGGCGTACAACGTGACCAAGCTGGTCGACGCGCTGCTGGACGCGCCCGCGGTGCAGCTGCACCCGCGCTGGGCGCCGCACGTGGTGACCGCGCTGGGCCGCCTCGGCGGGCGCACCGTCGGCGTGGTCGCCAACAACCCGCTGAAGCTCGGCGGCTGCCTGGACGCCGAGGCCGGCGACAAGGCGAGCCGCTTCGTGCGGCTGTGCGACGCGTACGGCGTGCCCCTGGTGGTGCTGGTGGACGTGCCCGGCTACCTGCCCGGGGTGAGCCAGGAGACCAACGGGGTGCTGCGCCGCGGCGCGAAGCTGCTGCACGCGTTCGCCGCGTGCCAGGTGCCCCGGGTCACCCTGGTCACCCGCAAGGCGTTCGGCGGCGCGTTCATCGCGATGAACAGCCGCTCGCTCGGCGCCGACGCGGTCTACGCCTGGCCCGGCGCCGAGGTGGACGTGATGAGCGCCGAGTCGACGGTGCGGGTGGCCAACCGGCGGCGGCTGGAGGCGGTCGACGACGACACCGCACGCGCCGCGCTGGAAGCGGAGCTGGTCGCGGAGTATCGGCAGACCGAGCACGGCCTGGCCGCCGCGGTGCGGGACGGCATCGTCGACGCGGTCATCGACCCGGCGGACACCCGTACCACCCTGATCCGCGCACTGAGCCGCCGCCGCTCGGTGCCGCACCGACTGCCCAACATCCCGTTGTGA
- a CDS encoding flavin reductase family protein codes for MTSTGQHPASVDMDTFRAVMGSLPSGVCVVTSVDDEGRPQGLTCSAVCSVSGDPPMLLACVKAPSRTLDAILARKRFAVNFLDADAQAVSALFASPVEDKFGTVAWDDASGMPQLRAAVATAQLIVHDTVQAGDHVIVLGRMVEGEAHRNRFPLGYWRGSYVRVFRIARA; via the coding sequence ATGACATCGACAGGACAGCACCCGGCCAGCGTGGACATGGACACGTTCCGCGCGGTCATGGGCTCCCTGCCGAGCGGGGTCTGCGTGGTGACCTCCGTCGACGACGAGGGGCGGCCGCAGGGGCTCACCTGCTCGGCCGTGTGCAGCGTCTCCGGTGACCCGCCGATGCTGCTGGCCTGCGTCAAGGCGCCCAGCCGCACGCTGGACGCGATCCTGGCCCGCAAGCGGTTCGCGGTCAACTTCCTGGACGCGGACGCCCAGGCGGTGTCGGCGCTGTTCGCGAGCCCGGTGGAGGACAAGTTCGGCACCGTCGCCTGGGACGACGCCAGCGGCATGCCGCAGCTGCGTGCGGCCGTGGCCACCGCGCAGCTGATCGTGCACGACACCGTGCAGGCGGGCGACCACGTCATCGTGCTCGGGCGGATGGTCGAGGGCGAGGCCCACCGCAACCGCTTCCCCCTCGGCTACTGGCGGGGCAGCTACGTCCGCGTCTTCCGCATCGCCCGAGCCTGA